GATGTTATTCATATCCAGGGTGAAGAATTTCTTCCTTCCCTCTTGATCAAACTGACGAGAGGCCTGTGAAGAAAGGAGGTTGGTAAGCATACCGTCTTCCATGGAAAGATGCACAAAAGCAAAAAATAAGCCTTCTGTGTCAGTTTTCAAAATGGCTGCATCTTGCCAGTTTTTGCTCATCCTTGAtttgtcactctctctttcttctctctcccttttggcCACCAGTTGTCTGTTGCTAGTCTACCTTTCTTTCATGTGTTTTGCTCTCATCCGCTCTTCCttcctgctctgctcctctctaacctctctttgCATTTTTATCAGCCTGTCAAGAAATGCATTACCAATCGTCCAAGAACTGAAACACTATTTTAAGTGATATCGTCATGGTTTAAGAAAATGGCTGCCACACATTTCAACTGTACAAAATTCCAGGAAGTTACTCAACAATTAAATCAAGGGATGATCACATAAACATTTACTAACCAAATAAATAAACCTATGATAAACTGGAAAAGCCTCATCAGTGAGACCTACCGCCCGTAGGTCCTCGATGCGCTTGATGAGGGGAGCAGGCAGGCCGTCAGGGAGCGGAGGTGGGTGTAGGAGACCCCCTGAAACCCCCAGCCCCCTCCCTAACCCGCCCCCACTCGGCTTCGGCCCTGAAACTCCAATTCCCATCAGGCCATTCTCTCTCCCGGGCGTGGCCACGTGCGGATTAGCCGAGCTGTCCAGAAGGCTGAAGTCCAGGTCACCCAGAAGATCCTGAAGCTCCTTCTCATTTGCCGAGCCCAGGAGTGACATCATGGCGGGGTCCGCGGTGAGCTCGGCCAATGAGACGTCGTTGTTAGCCGCGTTAGCGTGCAGGTGGGAGTTAGCCAGCAGGTGGTTGGCCCGCGGGGCGTTGGCCACGGAGCTACCCATGCCGGGGTGCGGCGCGGTGGGGTTCATCTTCCTCATCTCCTGCTTCTCCCGGGTGAAGCGGCGCAACATGGCTGCCAAGCACAAGGAGTCCTTCATcagcttcttcctcttcttcttctctggccGGTGGATGTTCATCAGAGACGACACTCTGGGTcagaaagacaagagagaggggtgaagaggggaaAGAGTGCGAAGAGAaaaggaagaaagagaaaggagagagaaaatattGAGGGACATTCTGATATGTAATCTCAAAGACAAGAAACCTATAAGCAAGGCAATGTATTTTCAATATGATACAAGGAAAAAAACAGTCTCGTAATATATTCTGGTCTATTTCTGGGAATAGGAGTATTTATGGCAGCGGAGTGATCAACCTATCAGAGCGTAGCTAATGGAGCCTTTGTTAAGGACACTTGTCCTGTCACACAAGCCCACGAGCCATTCAGAGAGAGCATCACATTGTATCATGTCATAGCCAGACATATCTGTACATGGGTAggaatgaacaaaaatatatctaTATGATGAATTTGTCTATTGTATTCTATGCTGAAGTGCACACATTTCAATTTCAGTACACATTTGATAGGGTTTAATGCGGGGAGGTATAAAAACTGAATCAAAAACCATTACAAGACATTTTGAGGAATGGTTCTTGCAATGTGCTCAGTTCTATTTGAGAAATATGCATAGAACCACAATGTCCCCTTAGATGATTTGCTCTTACAGCAAGAACAAAATCATCCGAATTATTCAGCAACCATTCTATCTGAAATTGTAATCTGTGAAGGTGCAGACATGCCTGACAGGCACAAGAAGCAGCGATTTATCCATCCCATTATCCTATCATCTCACCCTGGTTTGGGCACTCTGTTCTTCCGGGGTTTCTTCTCCTCCAAATTGTTTCCTTCTTTCCTCCTTCGTCTCTTGATCACTTGCTCCTCGCCATCCTTCAGCTCCTGCTACCACCGGAAGGCACAGACACAACTCAGAAAAACCAAAGCCAGTTGGATAAACACAAATAAAGCGTGTTTGTCATACTCCTATCAGGGATGGGGTCAATTATTCTCATCAGTTCAGTAAGTAAACAAAGATTCATGGATTTTCTCAATGATTTTGAATGAATTAGAATTtctgtttacttcctgaattgatatcactgaaatggaattgacccagcTGACTAATATATAGTGTAATTTCACTGTATACAATACGTCATGCCAGTATCCCACCCGTACTCTGGGTTTGACATCCTtgcccccatcctctccctcggACTCGGAAGCAGCTCTGAACTGCAACGTGCCCGTGTTGATGTAGAACCCTCCCAGCTTGGTAGTCAGGGAGGCCGGGACCAGCTCGTCATACTGTCACAGAAAACAAAATGGCAGCCGTTACATTCATAGCACACAGGAGAGAGCATAGACGCAGAACACAGAGTAACTTCAATGAGTCtctgacaaaaaaaaacaaaaaaaaacatgtcactgTGGTGGATGTAGGTTAGTATTTATGGGGTGAGGTTGAATGCTTGTGCAAATTGGTGCTGTGGTTGATTGACAGTCTTAAGCACACTCCAAACAGGAAGCGAAACGCCAGAGAGGAGTTTGCCAGAATCGAGCAGATTCCTGTTTTCTCCACCTATAATACAGCCTAACATGCCTTCTCCACATGAAGGGGCCAAAATAAAGGGATACTTACAGCCTCTGAGTTGTCAATGAAAGGGTCGGTCTCGTCGTAGCCGAAGCCGATGTCAATCAGATCCTGCATCctatccttcctcttcctctttcctgcTGCATTTGCATTGCCCTGTGTCACAGGCGATACATACTTTCACATCTACATACTGTATAACAAGTAGTCATAAACGAGAAAAACATGGCTTATAACCAGATATAACAGGCTTAAAACTTGGTACAACTAACTATTAACCAGATAAAAACAAGTCAAACTAATCTTAAAACTAGTATCTTATAAGTGGAGTTATTAGAGCACAAGGTTTTACCACGGCTCCAAAAAATAACATACATATTTGTTCTCAAACTTCTTGGCCAGGGCCTCCACCTGCAGTCGGTCTTTCTCGTCATCGTTGAAAGGGTCACTAGGGTCAAGGGCAGGAGGCAGGATAAAAGGTGTTGGAGTCTGAGTCGGGGCTGGAGAAGGAGTGATCTTTTTTGCCTAGAAAGGGGGGGAATGGGTGAAGAAAAGTGTACTGTAAAAGAAATGGACTTACCCACAATAAACAAACAACGAACAAAGTCACAAATAATATTGTGTTGTTATTGTACCGAATGTAAAGCATATTGTCATGCAATCATATTGCCCAAATAGCATTGGTGAGGAAGCATTTATATTTACAGATAGTTTATAATGTAGTATCACTTGTACAAGTTTGAGAACAATGTATTATATATTCAGCCTAATCGCTATGCAAATATGTAACAAAAAAAGCGTAAACTACTGTACCATGCAAAGATGTCTGTACACACCACCGAGTGTCTTGGTAACATAGTACAGATATTTGCACAACTCCCTTTATTTAGGCTACATCCTTGTACTTTCAAACCTACTCCATATATTCAGCACTGACTGATCTTCAATATGTCACCCATAGGAGGCTAAACTCAACTGTACTGGGGCACTTATTCTACGTGCCATATTAATGGCTGTATGACTGGTGTAAACTAACAAGAGAGTTGGCAAGTTAACAAGAACAGGAAACAGGTAACGCCAGACAACCTTTATCACTGCATGTGCATTAGGCGTGCCTACAACTGTAATCTTGACGTGCCGTTCGAGTTGAGTACCAAGTGATTTGAGTGAATGGCTTCATGAATGGCTGAGTTAGGGTCTTTTGTGTGAAGTCCGTGACTAGTAATTTCCTCCCACCGACCACGCTATTCCGTGGAAAGACAAGATACACCCACTTTCATATCCTATCTTATAACAAGTCTCCACTAACCAAGTTAATAAAATCAACTGGTGTTGATCCATGTCTTTCTTGGCCAAACAGGAGTCATACCTGGATGTTTTGGATGAGTTCGCTGTAGTTAAACTCGGCCGAGGATTGATCGCTGGGCTCGGACAGAGATAGATTCAATCGTACGGTAATCCGTTTTCCTTCAGCGTTGTCCTTGTCACTAGTAGTTTTGCCGAAAAGCCCACCGCTACCATCTGCCCCGGACGCTTTCGTGTCGCCCTCACATTCCGCATCCAAGTCGATGTCGGCCTCGTCATCCTCCAACCGACGTTTCCTAGTCTCCGTGGCTGATCCAGCAGCGAAGGCCGAGAGGGTGACAAATTGTACTTTTCTCGGTTCGGCCATTTGGATGTGCTGCCTGTCTGAACCTCGCTTCGGACAGACAGCGACAGCGCGAGCTACTTCGCGAAACTACTTCAAATTGGCAAATTGAAGGGGTTTGCGCGAAAATGCAATGGCTATTTAGTGGCTAATAAGATGTAAGGGGGTCATCCGCACAATTCGAATTGAATTTCAGGGGATGAGATGGTCGGGGAAAAGTTGTTTTTTCGGTAGCTACTTGCATCCTCAATTGCTATGGGATCGAGATATTCAAGGTGGCCATCTTGGATTTCAGGAGTAAATAAAATATCAGAGAGGTCACTGGGCCTGCGCGCACAGACAAAACGGAAGGAGCGTGAGCGAGGGCGGTTATCATGGCCAATCACCGCATTCGCCCccattttaatcccacccctATCACAACAGGCGATAATAAGAACATCTGAAGATGGCACTAGTATTATGACCTTAACGGAGATCTTTTGTGAAAGGACATTTTATCAGATCATGTCTCCAGAATAATTTAGGCATTTTGCTCACTAATATAGAAAATGGATGGCATCTGTTTTGATGCCATTCTTATGTCATCCATTCAGTcctgaaatgctgaattgtgcGTTTTTCCACAATGACCTAGCTACACTCACAGTAAATCCCAAAAGGAACCAAACAAGCCAGTTGGGTGGCTCTGTGAGTTACCTATGACGCAACACAAGCAAACATTGGTGGACACCTGTTGAAATTGATGGGTTTTGTGTTCAGTTATTTTGTAGAGACACTGCTTCCTTTAATTTAGATGAGGAAGAAGCTGATTAGCAATAGGGCATTTTGGACTTCAAAAGACAGTACATGTACCATTTCATTCAAATGTATGCCTACAGTATTTGTGTCAGTATGGCCACAAAAAAACGACATCATGACAGAACTAGTGAATGCAGAGAGAACAAACAATAGAGAAAAAGGTCAACAACCCTTTATAAAGAGAACACTGTTTAATACTTGTATCAGCATCATTTGAGTAATACAAAATACACATTTCAATACAATTGATTGGCAAGATTGTACAGAATTATATACATTgcaaataaaacatgtatttcatGATATAAATACTGTGACTCATACAATAAAGCACATCAATACACATTGTGCATGACTCATGAGAACAGGTTATTTTGTAGATTTTTCACTAGTAAAATAGTCTGATAAAAAATGCACATGTAAACCACATATATAATGTAATAACAACATGTAGTAAGTGTATTATGTGAGTTAAGCACGTTATATGACATTGCTATGTCAGAGGAACCCGGTTGTCTTTGGCCCATTTCCTCAGAGCTCTGACAATGTACTCCACCTGGGGGTTCTGTGTGCTCCTCAACAGGGGCAGCACCTCCTTCAAGGTTTCCCTGTGGAACCACAGACAATGGTTATTAGTGATGGGAAGTTAGGAACAGGTCATATTGTAATGGCAATTTTTTCATAACATTACCATAACGGTTGTCAATAAAGTTAAAAAGAAAGAGCTTGAATCACAAAAGTCACACTTTACCGTGCAATGTAAAATTACACAAGGCACAAAAATGATGTGCCAAAACATCTCTGTGGAGGACAAGATTTTCATATTTGATGTGTTGGTGACTGTATAGGGGACAAATCTTTAACACAGACAAGTGTTGGTATCAAAATTGGACTAAAGACTAAGAAACTTAGCCAATACTTACTTCGACTCTCTGCCTGCCAGTATGAGCTGGAAGATTCCGACACAGGCCCCTCTCTTGCCCTCCCAGTAGTTGGAGTCGGGATCCAGTTTCTCCAGAGTATCGAATGCTTTGGCTGCCCAGTAGAACTGACCCATctgaaagcagacagacagagcaacatttAATTGCATTGAATATTGAGAAAGCTTGGCCTTTGCTAATCTCGTCCCACGTCTATTGTGGAGGAAGTCTGGTGTGGGAGATTAAGCCATTGCTGACTTGTGGTTAGCCTGGAAACTAAGttagtagagagaatagtagtGAGCCTCACCTGATAGCAGTCATTGGCAATGAGTTGTAGGAGGCTGAAGGAGTCTGGCGAAGCCCCCATCTTCAGATACAGCTCCCAGGCTAGTCGGCCTTTCTGGTTCATGATGTCTGAGCGAGAGGAGAGACAACACTATTTAGATAATATATGTATTTAAATAAGTTAGTAATATATTTCGTTTTCTTAGATCATGTATGTAGATATCGCATTGATGTAaaggtataggtataggtattGAAAATGTATTGACAACAAATGGATAATGTATTTCAGACTGGATACATACAGCAGCGAGTCAGCCAGCTCAGGTATACATAGTCAGTCTTCATCTTCTCACCCTGGATCAGCAGAAATATCTGAGTCCAATATAAAAGAATGTTACAACATGAACTTTGAACTGATTCAATACTCACActactcatgcaagcagtaatgCATTTTTCTATGTTGACAGTATGTACCTCCTCTGCTTCTTTGTAGTTGCCCAAGGCAGCTTTGGCCTGGGCGTAGTTGAAATTGAACGTATCCTCGGTATAGAAGTAACTCTgttaatgacaaaccaaaaataaacaaacagaaaTAATGCTTGCCTCCTTTCCCCAAGTATACATATTAATTCCACACCAATCCATAAATATGTCAAGCACTCAAATGCAAAAAGAATAAGAAAGTGATTATGTGTGTGCAAACATGCCTATGTGGTGTACTGTCCTATTGGTCTGTATGCTGCATGTTTTGGGCCTTGCAAACCTTGACTGAGTTGAGGTAGATGAGAACGTCTTCAAACTGCCTCAGAAGGAAGAAACAGGAAGCCATACACTGTCTTCCAGGTATCGTGTCTGAGGAGAGCGAGATACAGACAGTGAGACAAAGACGCACATGCTCACTCCAAcgcagatatacacacacacacacacacacacacacacacacacacaagctaacTCCTAGCTTCTTGGTTGAATCGCTTTAGATTCATTCATTCACATTACCGCATTCGCTGGCTGAGCCTCCGACCAGCTGGAAGAACTGTTGAGCAATCTTCAGGTgatccctctgcagcagagatacaGGCAGGGACGAGGAGGAGGCAatagagacagtcagtcagtcagatttCAGTGACGATCTACTTAACCAGGTTTATAAGACATTCCTAATCTACTCAGACATTTCTACTGTGTGGTCCTAGGAGTTTTTCGGGTAGTTTGTCAAACACTTACTCACCGATCCAATTTCTTGACCCAAAGCGGCATTCACCACTCCTTTCAAAATGTACTCCTTAAAGAAATAGATTTTGTTAAGACACTGCATGTACGCTATTAATGCTTTAGTCTTTAAACAACGAGACTTCCTCTGCTTATGACACCTGATAATGTGAAACTATTACTACCTGTGGCGTGGTTGGCTCCAAGTCTTTTATGAGGGTGTAAGCCTCTTGAACATCATCTGAAACATAAAGATGCACATTATTGATGATAAAAGAGCCATTCAACGTTTCAATGTTAGGATTAGGATTCAAAGACAACCACCAGTGGCTAAGGCCCACCTTGTCTGAGGTAGTAGATGACCAGGTTCAACCGAGCCTCAGAGATGACATCAATCAACGGGGGCAGAACCTGCAACGCCCCCTCCCCACCACGAAACACCACCTGGGGTGATAGAGGTCAAAGGGTTATAGAGCATGGGGTCACTGTCTTGCAAACACAGTCACACAACAGAGGTGGTGGAATGGGTTACCAGGTTATGCCGGATAAGCTCCTTAGCAAACTCAAAGGAGCAGGAGGAGATGTCTATGAGGTTCTTTAACTCGGCCTGAGAGAGAAAAGAACCAATTGAACCACATTATTTATTGCTGTACAATGACAAGTGTAGGCATAAACATCGACTGTGGTTGTTACGCATGTAGATGCACGGTGGTCTGTTTTGACCGTAGACGCATACAGAGTTGCTTTACCTCAGCTGCCTTGCCATTGTACAGCCTGAAGTGGTTGCAGGCCTTGAGGTTGAGAGCGATGGTGGATTCAGGAATACTCTGCAGATACACAGCCAACACCTCTTGGGAAACATCATAGTAGTCCAACTTGTAGTAGCACAGCGCTACGTACACGTTAAGAGCCAGGAAATCTCTGGTTaaaataaatatgtaaatatggtaAACACCGCAATAGCTAGTCCTATAGCTCACACTGCGTTCTTGAATAGAAGTCCTTGTGCATCTTTCTCTCTTGCTTTTTGACTGCACCGTCCAATATAATGCACTTTTCTCCAATGCATCTTCCTCCACTGCAAAATAACTATAGCCTCCCTCCATCTTCTTGTCTCGTTCTCAACA
This sequence is a window from Oncorhynchus kisutch isolate 150728-3 linkage group LG1, Okis_V2, whole genome shotgun sequence. Protein-coding genes within it:
- the LOC109888432 gene encoding intraflagellar transport protein 56-like isoform X2 → MILSRVKPAVGGDSAASVSEKKKKNKAKKSPCLEEYLNQRDYLGAQTLLEFQRDVGEKEEHADLWIGYCAFHLGDYKRAMEEYRALTLRLEEPGEVWVYLACTQFFLGLYREAEEAANKAPKCALQNRLLFHLAHKFNDEKKLMGFHQNLEDVTEDQLSLASIHYMRSHYQEAIDIYKRILLQNRDFLALNVYVALCYYKLDYYDVSQEVLAVYLQSIPESTIALNLKACNHFRLYNGKAAEAELKNLIDISSCSFEFAKELIRHNLVVFRGGEGALQVLPPLIDVISEARLNLVIYYLRQDDVQEAYTLIKDLEPTTPQEYILKGVVNAALGQEIGSRDHLKIAQQFFQLVGGSASECDTIPGRQCMASCFFLLRQFEDVLIYLNSVKSYFYTEDTFNFNYAQAKAALGNYKEAEEIFLLIQGEKMKTDYVYLSWLTRCYIMNQKGRLAWELYLKMGASPDSFSLLQLIANDCYQMGQFYWAAKAFDTLEKLDPDSNYWEGKRGACVGIFQLILAGRESKETLKEVLPLLRSTQNPQVEYIVRALRKWAKDNRVPLT
- the LOC109888432 gene encoding intraflagellar transport protein 56-like isoform X1 translates to MSTIRILFLVTSIQILSRVKPAVGGDSAASVSEKKKKNKAKKSPCLEEYLNQRDYLGAQTLLEFQRDVGEKEEHADLWIGYCAFHLGDYKRAMEEYRALTLRLEEPGEVWVYLACTQFFLGLYREAEEAANKAPKCALQNRLLFHLAHKFNDEKKLMGFHQNLEDVTEDQLSLASIHYMRSHYQEAIDIYKRILLQNRDFLALNVYVALCYYKLDYYDVSQEVLAVYLQSIPESTIALNLKACNHFRLYNGKAAEAELKNLIDISSCSFEFAKELIRHNLVVFRGGEGALQVLPPLIDVISEARLNLVIYYLRQDDVQEAYTLIKDLEPTTPQEYILKGVVNAALGQEIGSRDHLKIAQQFFQLVGGSASECDTIPGRQCMASCFFLLRQFEDVLIYLNSVKSYFYTEDTFNFNYAQAKAALGNYKEAEEIFLLIQGEKMKTDYVYLSWLTRCYIMNQKGRLAWELYLKMGASPDSFSLLQLIANDCYQMGQFYWAAKAFDTLEKLDPDSNYWEGKRGACVGIFQLILAGRESKETLKEVLPLLRSTQNPQVEYIVRALRKWAKDNRVPLT